One window of Alteromonas sp. LMIT006 genomic DNA carries:
- a CDS encoding HAMP domain-containing sensor histidine kinase: MNKTNSSSRTLKKLRLARNISIAILYVFLCFVVIRNEILHIESQLDVEQKHFVNQVETFETSIIQVIDSFSAFIAQTPSPSSLQKHDFANRLITTYPYIYMIGQIETLDESRIASMLSPTFQLKQITVSDNGKLLLKPKHPDELNYVITWVHPDVSPVNSVIGLDVSNVQKLQPLFASARNYKQTQIGEPITRDTLTMETFEMIQGGYAFSINQVSKYVSNTDDIDNALLSTILFEHKMLVSHLQEFLPNINMQVTIDYLDQALVYGSPEIVDNSIMTIQKRFDVSLFDSKLNIVLEQSIQYEALNLELIGLMTVYLILNLIVFEKLHNNVVRKHSYLQTVNSKLRENIKNRSDLFGFIAHELKTPLTLISSPTQQLLSDDSVDPDIRENLQVIQRNTQRIQSIIDRILTIKQFQSRDLAPEKINMVKELNAIIARYRPLLDRKNLDFVLQGNQYDLISLVEDLASYQIVLENLFSNAAKYTTANGIVIVDWYCHDGFFQIDVRNSCPLMNDEERSKLFTKYVRSHDSEQEGVGLGLGLVREICEKNQWILNCKSIIIENEPFIEFNISIPMR, translated from the coding sequence ATGAATAAAACCAATAGCTCAAGTAGAACACTAAAAAAGCTTCGCTTAGCCCGCAATATTAGTATTGCCATACTGTATGTATTTTTATGTTTTGTTGTGATTCGTAATGAAATCTTGCATATTGAATCTCAGCTAGATGTTGAACAAAAACATTTTGTGAATCAAGTTGAGACGTTTGAAACGTCAATCATTCAAGTTATTGATAGTTTTTCGGCATTTATTGCTCAGACACCGTCCCCAAGTTCACTCCAAAAACACGATTTTGCCAATCGTTTAATCACAACATATCCATATATTTATATGATTGGGCAAATTGAAACACTTGACGAGTCCAGAATAGCGTCAATGTTATCGCCAACATTTCAATTAAAACAGATAACGGTTTCAGATAATGGCAAACTGTTATTAAAGCCAAAGCACCCAGATGAATTAAATTACGTGATTACTTGGGTGCACCCTGATGTAAGCCCAGTCAACAGTGTTATAGGGCTTGATGTCTCAAACGTTCAAAAATTACAGCCTTTATTTGCATCAGCACGCAACTATAAGCAGACACAAATAGGAGAGCCAATAACCCGAGATACATTAACCATGGAAACATTTGAAATGATCCAGGGGGGGTATGCTTTCTCGATTAACCAAGTTTCAAAGTATGTATCTAACACCGATGATATAGATAATGCTTTGTTGTCAACAATATTGTTTGAACACAAAATGCTTGTTTCGCATTTGCAGGAGTTCTTGCCAAATATCAACATGCAAGTCACGATTGATTACTTGGATCAGGCACTTGTGTATGGCAGTCCTGAGATTGTTGATAACTCCATAATGACGATTCAAAAACGGTTTGATGTTTCCCTGTTTGATTCAAAATTAAACATTGTGCTTGAACAATCAATACAGTATGAAGCCCTAAATTTAGAGCTCATTGGCCTTATGACGGTTTATTTGATCTTAAATCTTATTGTATTTGAAAAGTTACATAACAATGTGGTTAGAAAACACAGTTATTTGCAAACGGTGAACTCAAAGCTTCGCGAAAACATCAAAAACCGCTCGGATTTATTTGGTTTCATAGCACATGAACTTAAAACACCTCTGACCCTCATCTCATCGCCGACTCAGCAGCTTTTATCAGATGACAGTGTCGATCCTGATATACGTGAAAATTTACAGGTTATTCAGCGCAACACGCAGCGTATTCAAAGTATCATCGATCGGATTTTGACTATTAAACAGTTTCAGTCTAGAGATTTGGCCCCCGAGAAAATCAATATGGTCAAAGAGTTAAATGCCATTATTGCTCGTTATAGGCCTTTACTGGATAGAAAAAACTTAGATTTTGTACTGCAAGGTAATCAGTATGACTTGATTTCTTTAGTAGAAGATTTAGCCTCATATCAAATTGTGTTGGAAAACCTATTCAGTAACGCCGCGAAATATACCACCGCGAATGGTATTGTGATCGTTGATTGGTATTGTCACGACGGTTTTTTCCAAATCGATGTGCGAAATTCTTGTCCATTGATGAATGATGAAGAGCGCAGTAAGTTGTTTACTAAATACGTTCGTTCACATGATAGCGAGCAAGAAGGTGTTGGTCTTGGTCTGGGCTTAGTCAGAGAAATTTGTGAGAAAAATCAATGGATATTAAATTGTAAAAGCATCATTATCGAAAACGAGCCATTTATAGAATTTAATATTTCGATTCCTATGCGTTAA
- a CDS encoding GNAT family N-acetyltransferase codes for MALIYLHTEQNKEKRVSRQIIIFSDYSKIREYVHLQTRGHHSACVFYLGDHQDLAAYCTTSLSPKHYTQALGQEFDLVIFDMTGVSGFRFQSLLAVSGTVKAHGKLCIIEPNTTYTGISLSYPLNQSLVCSSLWDCLKQHIASIFPNYDIDVSKSDNVAEVHSNKQFLEQINIAIQEQTSALQSIVDHLECSNEKDKNVVVMAQRGRGKSHLLARLAFQLLHSGNKVLCIQQHHNNIDVLKTTLEHFAKQTIPRNRCTSIATGELALTSPDNSLIHNLWDVILVDEAASFSLLVLKKIQALQGAKVYSTTTHGYEGTGQGFKRIFVDQLSSYHLIQLTTAFRFQIPCPIESALALETQNTVSLNDGIHQIKKDSDVLLSCYSLLSEAHYQTRPDDLQRLFDCPNTHCLVHVEKSRINGVLLYFEENLVAESDALKERIMSGTRRVQGHLGLQLLAHTYRAQGILEQTHWRINRIAVTHDKRRQGIGSQLVQDLLNRARKDNIKVTSSFSLQKHTQHFWQRNGFAVIRYGRQANTASGMQNVMVMHRHDQQLLHDLDALIALQGQWANSKTLGSKLLARLGKHKDVLMAMLDDFKMGKRHFDNADYALMGLHLMGGIKSKTLSTWYDNQDLTTEQRYQKIGCHGKAELVKRIKSEI; via the coding sequence ATGGCTTTGATATATTTGCATACTGAACAGAATAAAGAAAAGCGCGTGTCTAGACAAATTATTATTTTTTCGGATTATTCAAAGATCCGTGAATATGTACATCTTCAAACAAGGGGTCATCATTCGGCGTGTGTTTTTTACCTTGGTGACCATCAGGATTTGGCTGCATATTGTACGACCTCCCTTTCTCCTAAGCATTACACGCAAGCGCTTGGACAAGAGTTTGATCTTGTTATTTTTGATATGACAGGTGTTTCTGGTTTTCGATTTCAGTCCCTTCTAGCGGTTAGCGGTACCGTTAAAGCACATGGCAAATTATGTATTATTGAACCGAATACAACATACACAGGCATTTCTCTGAGTTATCCACTTAATCAATCACTGGTTTGTTCATCGTTGTGGGACTGTCTCAAACAGCACATAGCGTCTATTTTTCCAAATTATGACATTGATGTTTCGAAGTCGGATAACGTCGCAGAAGTACATAGTAATAAACAATTTTTAGAACAAATTAATATTGCAATACAAGAACAAACTAGCGCACTGCAATCTATTGTCGACCATCTAGAATGCTCTAACGAAAAGGACAAAAATGTAGTGGTCATGGCACAACGAGGACGAGGCAAGTCTCATTTGCTTGCTCGACTCGCATTTCAGCTTTTACACTCTGGAAATAAGGTGCTATGTATACAACAACATCACAATAACATTGACGTTCTCAAAACGACGCTTGAGCACTTTGCCAAACAAACTATTCCAAGAAATAGGTGCACATCTATCGCCACTGGAGAGCTTGCGCTTACTTCTCCAGATAATTCGCTGATACACAATCTATGGGATGTAATTCTAGTAGATGAAGCAGCATCTTTCAGTCTTTTAGTACTTAAAAAAATACAAGCACTACAAGGTGCAAAAGTGTACAGTACAACAACACATGGCTATGAAGGAACTGGCCAAGGATTTAAAAGAATATTTGTAGATCAATTATCCTCTTATCATCTTATTCAGCTAACAACTGCATTTCGTTTTCAAATCCCCTGTCCAATTGAATCAGCCTTAGCGCTAGAAACCCAAAACACTGTCTCACTTAATGATGGCATTCATCAGATAAAAAAGGACTCTGATGTATTACTTTCCTGTTATTCACTATTAAGTGAAGCCCACTACCAAACACGTCCAGATGATTTACAACGATTGTTTGATTGTCCGAATACTCATTGTCTCGTGCATGTTGAAAAATCACGGATTAATGGCGTTTTACTATATTTTGAAGAAAACCTTGTGGCAGAAAGTGATGCACTTAAAGAGCGGATCATGTCTGGCACAAGACGAGTGCAAGGACATCTGGGACTACAACTACTTGCGCACACTTACCGAGCCCAAGGCATACTCGAACAGACCCATTGGCGCATCAATCGTATCGCAGTAACACATGATAAACGAAGACAAGGTATTGGTTCACAATTGGTACAAGATTTGTTAAACCGTGCTCGCAAAGATAACATTAAAGTGACCAGCTCTTTTTCTTTACAAAAACACACTCAACATTTTTGGCAACGTAATGGCTTTGCAGTCATACGATATGGTAGGCAAGCTAATACCGCTTCGGGCATGCAAAATGTCATGGTCATGCATAGGCACGATCAACAACTGCTTCATGATCTAGATGCGCTCATTGCACTGCAAGGACAGTGGGCGAATTCTAAAACTCTGGGTAGCAAACTGTTGGCTAGGCTTGGCAAACACAAAGACGTTCTCATGGCTATGCTGGACGACTTCAAAATGGGCAAAAGGCATTTTGATAACGCCGATTACGCATTGATGGGCTTACATTTAATGGGTGGTATTAAAAGTAAGACATTATCAACTTGGTATGACAATCAGGATCTAACAACAGAGCAGCGTTACCAAAAAATAGG